One Helianthus annuus cultivar XRQ/B chromosome 7, HanXRQr2.0-SUNRISE, whole genome shotgun sequence genomic region harbors:
- the LOC110941492 gene encoding regulation of nuclear pre-mRNA domain-containing protein 1A: protein MNSVFSEQILADKLSKLNSTQQCIETLSHWCIFHRSKAEVVVTTWEKQFHSAEVVQKVPLLYLANDILQNSKRKGNEFVSEFWKVLPGAVKDLTKKGNDHGKNVVTRLVNIWEERRVFGSHAKNIKAVLLGEESPQPLEFSKKRSRSVKIVKRDSRSIRTKLSIGSTAERIVSAFHLVVSEHHGEDEEMNKCKSAVHRVKKMEKDVDSALTNAKDPKRKSLSKELEEEEKLLKQCIEKLKVVEANRLALVSQLRDALNDQESELENVRTQMQVAQAQTEEAKNMRERLDDEKYVADVKPSSVDGSKKAAANIAAEVADRLAASTSSQYIMSSVLSTLAAEEGLSKTTSASVSKTEFMPSFQTVLPNSQPQYHTIPNPHSHQFLQPPATSYPYGSVGIPPIPPPPSYMMVPLAHQRPPMAPAPVPPPQSGMMFYSHPHHSQ, encoded by the exons CGCTGTCTCATTGGTGTATATTCCACCGAAGCAAAGCAGAAGTGGTTGTTACAACATGGGAGAAGCAGTTCCATAGTGCTGAGGTTGTTCAGAAGGTTCCTCTTTTATACCTTGCAAATGATATCCTTCAAAACAGCAAGCGTAAAGGAAACGAATTTGTCTCGGAGTTCTGGAAGGTCCTACCTGGAGCTGTAAAAGATCTTACTAAAAAAGGCAATGATCATGGGAAAAATGTCGTAACCCGACTG GTTAATATATGGGAAGAAAGGAGAGTGTTTGGATCACACGCAAAGAACATTAAAGCTGTGTTGCTTGGAGAAGAATCACCTCAACCGCTGGAGTTCTCAAAAAAACGGTCTCGTTCTGTGAAAATTGTTAAGAGAGATTCACGCTCTATAAGAACA AAATTGAGCATTGGTAGTACAGCAGAGAGAATTGTGTCAGCTTTTCACTTAGTTGTGAGTGAACACCATGGTGAAGATGAAGAAATGAATAAATGCAAATCTGCGGTTCACCGTGTTAAAAAGATGGAGAAAGATGTTGATTCGGCTTTAACAAATG CAAAAGATCCCAAGAGGAAGAGTTTGTCCAAAGAACTGGAGGAAGAAGAAAAGCTGTTGAAGCAGTGTATAGAGAAGCTTAAAGTTGTAGAAGCAAATAGATTGGCCCTTGTCTCTCAGTTGCGTGATGCATTGAATGAccag GAATCTGAGTTAGAGAATGTCCGCACCCAAATGCAG GTGGCACAAGCACAGACAGAGGAAGCGAAAAACATGCGGGAACGACTTGATGACGAGAAGTATGTGGCAGATGTAAAACCATCATCTGTTGATGGATCTAAAAAGGCCGCTGCTAATATAGCGGCAGAAGTTGCAGATAGGCTTGCTGCTTCTACCTCCTCTCAGTACATTATGTCATCTGTTTTGTCGACACTTGCAGCTGAAGAGGGACTGTCTAAAACCACTTCTGCTTCTGTCTCCAAAACCGAATTTATGCCCTCTTTCCAAACGGTTTTACCAAACTCGCAACCTCAATACCATACAATTCCAAACCCACATTCACACCAATTTTTGCAACCGCCTGCCACCTCGTATCCGTATGGTAGTGTTGGTATACCGCCGATCCCTCCACCACCGTCTTATATGATGGTTCCTTTGGCTCATCAACGGCCGCCTATGGCCCCCGCCCCGGTCCCACCACCACAGTCTGGAATGATGTTTTATTCCCACCCTCATCATTCGCAGTGA